CAAACGCCGGTGCGCATGTGCTCGACGAGGCGTTGCGGTTGGCCCGCCGCCGGGTCGTCATCGCTGTCCCGTTCGAGGACGAACCGCAGGCCTGTTACGGCCATGTCCGGCGCTTCGACCTGCCCGCATTGCACGCACTGGCCGCCCGTCACCGGGGTCTGCACGCCGCGGTGTCCGAGCACCACGGTGGCTGGTTGGTGCTTGACCGGACCTAGATACCGAAGTCAGATCAACCCGCGCTTGCTGGCGGCATAGACCGCCTCGGCGCGGCGGCTGACACCGAGTTTACGCATGATGTTGCTGACGTGGAACTTGGCAGTGGTGGCCGAGATGAACAGCTGCTCACCGATCTTCGCATTGGACAGTCCCGCGGCGAGTAACCGGAGCACCTCCACCTCGCGGTCGGTCAGTTGCTCGCGGGCCTCGCCCCGGCCGTTGAGTGAACGCACCACCGCGGCGGCGCTGCGCGAATCGAAGGCGCTCTCACCGGCGGATATTGCCCTGATGGCGCGCACCAGCTCGGTGGTGTCCACATCCTTGACGACATATCCACGGGCACCGGCATGTACCGCACGCACCACCAGATCCTCGTCGAGGAAGGTCGTCAACACCAGCAGACCCAGGTCGGGGTGGGTGGCAGATAGACTGGCGCACAACGATAATCCCTCGAAATCCGAACCGGCGGAGAGTTTGAGGTCCAGCAGCACGACGTCGGGATGGACCGCATCCACCATGGCGGCGGCCTCGGGCTCCGAGGATGCCTCCCCCACCACCACCAGATCCTCCTCGCGTTCCAGTAGTGAGCGCAGACCCTGGCGCAAGATTGCGTGGTCGTCGACCAGCGCCAGTCTGATCACACGCGTGAGCGTCATCGGGGATGTCCTTCCCTCGGGATGGTGGCGACCACGCGGACACCACCGATTCGGGACCGCTGTACTGCGAAGGAGCCGCCGTGTTCCCGGCAGCGGGCCAGCATGTTGGCCAGCCCGCGGTGGTGGCCGTCGACATCGGCGGCGTCGGCGAGACGCAACATCAACCGCAGCTTTTCCGGATCACCGGTTCCGTCGTCGGAAATCGACAGCTGCACCGAATCGCATCGGTACCGCAGCCGCACGATGGCCCTGGTGGCCGCGCCGTGCATGGCGGTGTTGAACAGCGCCTCACCCGCCACCCGCAACAGTGCATGCTCTATGTCACTGGGCAATTCGGCGACCGCGCCTTCGACCTTGAGGGTCACCCGAAGATCTTCGGGCATGTGTACCGTGGCCAACTGCTCCAACATCTCCGGCAGCGTGGATCGGCCGGCATCCTCGGGATGATTGAGCGCGTAGATCGCCGATCGCAGTTGTTCGGTGGCAGAGCGGGTCAGCGTCTTGGCGATGTCGAGCCGCTCGACCAGATCTGCGTCGCCGCCGCGCGCGCCGATTTCGCTGCGGCACACCTCGATCTGCATACCGGCCGACAACACCGTCTGAGTGACGCTGTCGTGCAACTCGCGCGCGATCCGGTGACGTTCGTTGTCCAGCACTTGATGCCGTTGCACGGCACCGAGTTCGCGCTGGGTAGCCAACAGTTCGGCGTTGCGCGCCTCCGACTGGGCCAAAAGCGCCTGGGATCGCTGGAACAGCTCGCAGTTGTGCAACGCCACCGCTGTCTGGCTGGATAGGATGCGCATGACGGTTTCGTCGGTGCCGTCCAGGGTCCGGTTGGTCGGTGTCCACGCCGCGAAGGCACCGATGACGCCGCCGTCGAGCTCGATCGGTACGTGCGCGTGGTGCAACTCGATGACCGGCAGCCGGAACTGTGCCAGTTGGCCGCGCAGAATGTCGTTGAGCCGATTGAGCACCGCGTCGGGCAGATGCGGCACGGGATGTTTGGCCCCGGAAATACCCTCGAACGAATAGGCGTTTCCGTCCGCGTCCAGGATGAGATGTCGCGGCCGGGCCTCGGGCAGTGCACCGTCGGCGAGGGCGAGCAGCACCCATTCTGCACCCAGGTGCACGCGGGCGGCGTCGGCGGCCGCCCGCACGAGTTTCTCCGGCCCGTTGACGGTCTGGACCAGCGCACGCGAGATGGTGTCCAGGGCTGCGATGACCCGTTCGGTGCGCTGGGCGGCAACCCGGAACTCCGGGTAGAAGGTGGGCTTTCCGGACCGTACCCCGGTGAGGCGTTCCAGATCCGGGGCGCGTGCTCTCACAGCGCGGCCCGGAACAACGCCCGCAGCTGATCCTCGTCGGCCGCGCGCGGATTGGTGGTGATACACGCGTCGGCCATGGCGTTGCGGGCGAGCACAGCGACATCCTCCTCGCGCACGCCGAGGTCGGACAGACCGCGCGGAACACCGACCTGGCGGGCCAGCTCCTGCAGGCGATCGGCAAGGGCCAGTGCCGATTCCAGTGCGGGCGCCCTGGTGTCTGCGATCCCGAGACAACCGGCGATGGTGGCGAACGGCGCCGGGTCGGCCTCGGCGTTGAACCGCACCACATGCGGGAGCAACACGCCGTTGATGACTCCGTGCGGCAGGTCGAGCAACCCACCGACCTGATGGCTCATCGCATGTGCCGCGCCCAGGATCGCATTGGTGAATGCCAATCCGGCTTCCAGGGACGCCTGCGCCATCAGCACGCGGGCGCTCAAATCGTCGGGTCTGTCGATGGTGGTGACCAGGTTCTCGGTCACCATCACCACCGAGCGCAGCGCATGGTGGTCGGTCAGCTGATTGTGCCCCAGCGAGACGAACGCCTCGATACCGTGGGTCAGCGCATCCAGACCTGTTGCCGCATTGAGCCATTCGGGCATCGTGGTCAGCAGCCGCGGGTCGATGATCGTGACATCGGGCACCAGCGCCCGGCCCAGGATGGTGATCTTGGTGTTGCGGGTGGTGTCGGTGACGATGCAGAACTGCGAGACATCGGCGCCGGTACCCGAGGTGGACGGCAGCACCACCAGCGGCGGGATCGGCATCGTCGCCTTGTCGACACCCGCATAGTCCAGGATGTCCCCGCCATTGGCCGACAGGATCGCGATGCCCTTGGCAGCGTCGATCACCGAGCCGCCGCCCAGGGCGATCAGCACATCGCAGCCCTGGGACCGATAGAACTCGTGGCCAGCGGTGATCTCGTGGTCCTTGGGATTGGGGGTCAGTGCACTCCACACCTGCGGCTGCACACCCTGCGTACGCAGCTGCCCGACGAGTTCGTCGACCCAGCCCGCCTCGATCAGACCGGGATCGGTGACCAACAGCGGCCGCATGCCACCAAGGCGCAGCGCGGAGTGCGCGGCCTCGGCCATGGAGTCGATCCCGAAGACGATCTCGGGTGCGTGGAACTTGAGCAGCCGGGTGGGCACCCGGTCCGCCACCGTCGCACTGGCCTGTTGTGTGATCCACATAACAGGACCAGCCTACGTCGCCGTTACGGCACAACCAATGTGCAGGTGGACAGGTGCCCACCTACCCGACCGGGTAGGTACCGGCGAGCGATCAAGAGAGCGCGTGGGCGAGCTCAGCGGCTTTGGCGACCAGCTGGTCGGCGTCGCTGGCCACCACGACCTGATCGCACACCTGCGCGTAGTCCGGCATCGCGCAGGTCGCCTGGCGCCAGTAGCGCTGTGGTTCCGGCGTGACCCAGGCCAGTCGGTGCACTCGTCGCCGCAGCGCACGCAGTTGGTCCACGCCCGGTGCCAAGCCCCCGCTGCGGCCGTCGCCGACGATCAACACCGCGGTCCGGGAATCGAGGGCGTCGGCCTGGCCTGCGAGCATCTCGTCGAAGACCTGTCCGTAGTCGCTGCTGGCCTGCAGGTCCAGCCGACCGTCGGCCAACACGGCCGCCAGCGCATCGTCCCCGCCGGCGCGCAAGAGGATGTCGGTGACGTCGACGGGTCGGTCGACGAACGCCATCACCCGGCACCGGTGCGCGCGCCGGTGCATGGCCTGGGCCAGGCGCAGGGTGAACGCGGTGACCGGGCGCACCGAGAGTGAGACGTCGGCGATCACCAGCAGCCTGATCCGATCCGGTAACGGCTTTTTGGTCAGCAGGCGGAACGGGACGCCGCCGGTGCGCATGCTGGCCCGCACGGTGCGACGCATGTCCAGACGTCCGCGACCGCGTTCGCGCGGACGAGGCCGCGGCGCGCCGCGCATGCGGCGCAGCACCTCGTGGCAGGCGAGATCGATATCGGCGGCCAGGCCGACCTCGGCCCCGTGGTCGGGCTCGGCCGACTCGGCCACCAGCCCGGCCCGCTGCGCCAATGCCTCGACAAAGCCCTCGACGGCCTTGGTCAGTTGCTGCAATTGTTCGGCGGTCAGCGGTTCGCCGGCGTCACCGCCGTAGGTGGCGGCGGGGTCGTAGGCGTCCAGCCACGCCAGGATCGCGTCGGGATCGTCGAAGCTCAGGGTGCCCGCGACGATCGGCGCCACCGAGTCGGCCAGATCACCCGCCATCGCCGCGGCGGCCCTGTCGACCTCGACGGTGTAGCGCATCCCGCGCCGGCCGCCGTCGGATTCGGCGGACACGGTCAACCGATCGTCGGCTCCGGTCACGCTGAAATCGTCATCGTCCTTGTGCGGATTGAATCCCTTGGTGGCCTCGGGCGTATCGAAGTGCTCACCGACCTCGGCGGCGCGTTCGTTGTACTCGGCGTATCGGCCGATCGAGCTGTCGTCATCGATCTCGAGGTGCTCGGGCAGGCCCGAACCGGTGTGCGCACGGCTAGAGCCCGCCGCCGCATCGTGGGGTTCGATCGGGTGGGTGCCGAACATTGCCGCGAAGGCGCGTTCGAAACCGTGTTGTTCCCGGTCGTATTTGGCGCACGTTGCCCGCATCCCGGCTCGCAGCCTGCTCGTGTCGGCGGCACCGAGCATGGCCAGTACCCTGCGCACCTCGATCACCTCGGCCGGGGAGGTCGCGACCCCGGCCCGGCGCAGCAGTTGCCCGAAAGCCGCGGCGACACAGTCCAGGATCTGCGCCGGAGTCACCGTCGCCCACCCCTGCCCCGAAACGCCGAGGTGGTGGTGTTGGCGGGTCTGCTTGCCACGGTCACCCGCTCGGCCGGCGTCGGAGCCGGCGTTGCACCCGGTGCGGGTTCACTGGTGAAGTGCCGCAACGCGATATCGCGATCGCTGGTGAACTTGACCAGTGCCGAGAGCAGCACCGTGCGGTCGACGTCGTGGCCGAGCAGGGCCGCTGCCCTGGCACCGTCTATCACCTCGGAGATCGACGGACTCTTGCGCAACGGGAGTTCGCGCAAGGTCCTCGCCAGTTCGACGACGTCGGCAACGACCCCGGGTTCGACTTGTGGGGCTCGCACTCCGACGATCTCCCGTTCCCGTTGCGGCGTAGGGAAACCCAGGTGATAGTGCAGGCACCGGCGCTTCAGCGCCGACGACAGTTCGCGGGTGTCGTTGGAGGTGAGCACCACCCAGGGCACCGATCGTGCGGTGAAGGTACCGATCTCGGGGATGGTGACCTGACGTTCGGCGAGCACCTCGAGCAGCAACGCCTCCATGGCCTCCTCGGTGCGGTCGACCTCGTCGATCAACAACACCACCGGTTGTTCGGAGAGCACCGCCTCCAGCAGCGGCCGTCGCAGCAGGAAGTCCTCGGTGTAGACGTCTCCGCCGTTGCCCATCTGCACGTGCAGCAGCTGTTTGGCGTAATCCCATTCGTAGAGCACCCGATTGTCGTCGAGGCCCTCGTAGCACTGCAGACGGATCAACCGCCTACTGCCCGCCGCCGCAAGCGCCTTGGCGAGTTCGGTCTTGCCCACGCCGGCCGGACCCTCCAAGAGCAGCGGTCGGTCCAGCGCGGTGGCCAGGTGCACGACGGTGGCCAGGTCGTCGTCGATGACGTAATCCTGGCGGTGCAGCGCTTCGGCCAGTTCGACTGCACCGGAGAATGCCACCGCGTCGTCGCGCACGGGCTCTTCGGATCGGGACAGGGATGCGGTGGTCACGGCAACCTCCGGGTGAGGTGCACGGCAGGGGCAGACCGAGGTGGACGGATCGGCCCCTGCCGTGGCA
This DNA window, taken from Mycolicibacterium neoaurum, encodes the following:
- a CDS encoding AAA family ATPase, producing the protein MTTASLSRSEEPVRDDAVAFSGAVELAEALHRQDYVIDDDLATVVHLATALDRPLLLEGPAGVGKTELAKALAAAGSRRLIRLQCYEGLDDNRVLYEWDYAKQLLHVQMGNGGDVYTEDFLLRRPLLEAVLSEQPVVLLIDEVDRTEEAMEALLLEVLAERQVTIPEIGTFTARSVPWVVLTSNDTRELSSALKRRCLHYHLGFPTPQREREIVGVRAPQVEPGVVADVVELARTLRELPLRKSPSISEVIDGARAAALLGHDVDRTVLLSALVKFTSDRDIALRHFTSEPAPGATPAPTPAERVTVASRPANTTTSAFRGRGGRR
- the madC gene encoding MadC family VWA domain-containing protein: MTPAQILDCVAAAFGQLLRRAGVATSPAEVIEVRRVLAMLGAADTSRLRAGMRATCAKYDREQHGFERAFAAMFGTHPIEPHDAAAGSSRAHTGSGLPEHLEIDDDSSIGRYAEYNERAAEVGEHFDTPEATKGFNPHKDDDDFSVTGADDRLTVSAESDGGRRGMRYTVEVDRAAAAMAGDLADSVAPIVAGTLSFDDPDAILAWLDAYDPAATYGGDAGEPLTAEQLQQLTKAVEGFVEALAQRAGLVAESAEPDHGAEVGLAADIDLACHEVLRRMRGAPRPRPRERGRGRLDMRRTVRASMRTGGVPFRLLTKKPLPDRIRLLVIADVSLSVRPVTAFTLRLAQAMHRRAHRCRVMAFVDRPVDVTDILLRAGGDDALAAVLADGRLDLQASSDYGQVFDEMLAGQADALDSRTAVLIVGDGRSGGLAPGVDQLRALRRRVHRLAWVTPEPQRYWRQATCAMPDYAQVCDQVVVASDADQLVAKAAELAHALS
- a CDS encoding MadS family sensor histidine kinase, whose translation is MRARAPDLERLTGVRSGKPTFYPEFRVAAQRTERVIAALDTISRALVQTVNGPEKLVRAAADAARVHLGAEWVLLALADGALPEARPRHLILDADGNAYSFEGISGAKHPVPHLPDAVLNRLNDILRGQLAQFRLPVIELHHAHVPIELDGGVIGAFAAWTPTNRTLDGTDETVMRILSSQTAVALHNCELFQRSQALLAQSEARNAELLATQRELGAVQRHQVLDNERHRIARELHDSVTQTVLSAGMQIEVCRSEIGARGGDADLVERLDIAKTLTRSATEQLRSAIYALNHPEDAGRSTLPEMLEQLATVHMPEDLRVTLKVEGAVAELPSDIEHALLRVAGEALFNTAMHGAATRAIVRLRYRCDSVQLSISDDGTGDPEKLRLMLRLADAADVDGHHRGLANMLARCREHGGSFAVQRSRIGGVRVVATIPREGHPR
- a CDS encoding MadR family response regulator transcription factor, producing the protein MTLTRVIRLALVDDHAILRQGLRSLLEREEDLVVVGEASSEPEAAAMVDAVHPDVVLLDLKLSAGSDFEGLSLCASLSATHPDLGLLVLTTFLDEDLVVRAVHAGARGYVVKDVDTTELVRAIRAISAGESAFDSRSAAAVVRSLNGRGEAREQLTDREVEVLRLLAAGLSNAKIGEQLFISATTAKFHVSNIMRKLGVSRRAEAVYAASKRGLI
- a CDS encoding iron-containing alcohol dehydrogenase, with protein sequence MWITQQASATVADRVPTRLLKFHAPEIVFGIDSMAEAAHSALRLGGMRPLLVTDPGLIEAGWVDELVGQLRTQGVQPQVWSALTPNPKDHEITAGHEFYRSQGCDVLIALGGGSVIDAAKGIAILSANGGDILDYAGVDKATMPIPPLVVLPSTSGTGADVSQFCIVTDTTRNTKITILGRALVPDVTIIDPRLLTTMPEWLNAATGLDALTHGIEAFVSLGHNQLTDHHALRSVVMVTENLVTTIDRPDDLSARVLMAQASLEAGLAFTNAILGAAHAMSHQVGGLLDLPHGVINGVLLPHVVRFNAEADPAPFATIAGCLGIADTRAPALESALALADRLQELARQVGVPRGLSDLGVREEDVAVLARNAMADACITTNPRAADEDQLRALFRAAL